The proteins below are encoded in one region of Sphingobacterium sp. R2:
- a CDS encoding response regulator transcription factor: MLILIAEDDELVLRTVEHKLVKEGHEVVLTRNGREAIEKINELDLDLVVTDIMMPFASGIEILSAIKRVGKEIPVIVLSSMGQEEVVVDAFDLGASDFMVKPFSPNELILRIKRLKNK, translated from the coding sequence ATGTTGATTTTAATAGCTGAAGACGACGAATTGGTACTACGTACTGTTGAGCACAAATTGGTAAAAGAAGGGCACGAAGTTGTGTTGACCAGAAATGGCCGTGAAGCGATAGAGAAAATTAATGAACTGGATTTGGATTTAGTTGTCACGGACATTATGATGCCTTTTGCTTCTGGTATTGAAATTCTTTCGGCGATTAAGCGCGTTGGAAAGGAGATTCCAGTCATTGTATTATCGAGTATGGGCCAGGAGGAGGTTGTGGTCGATGCCTTCGACTTGGGTGCATCAGATTTTATGGTTAAGCCATTTAGTCCAAACGAGCTCATTCTCAGAATAAAACGCCTAAAAAATAAATAA
- a CDS encoding response regulator produces the protein MVNNVFPENELRRIEKLKSYELMGLGKDPELDVFAQAACLITDCPAALIAMMEQETQRIQSCVGIALDTVDRKNTVCQYTIMSKEVLIIEDTFNDVRSSSNPLIREGNIRFYAGVPLLDDDGDALGTICVIDFHPKQLSEKQVSSLAELGKAVTKILLGKHRKKQAGYFAEIFHLTNNIICVLDDMHNVRDVNPAFSKVLGLSRSNSLGKSIFTLLGDNEEKLASDLNRVAETKYGIQSSSTIRMENGQMVEIEWHFKFDAVNRDILAFGRNVTEEREEKLKLENSERRFRSFFENAIGLMSMHDMEGNILSVNEKGRELLGYSKEEVKGLNLTNLVPAHHVALVADYLQRIASNREDSGMMVLQTKDGEDISWLYHNMLETDENGKSYVVSTALNMTDRLRLENDLLHTKQILEQTNAVAQVGGWEVDLANNKVYWSDSTKLIHGVPLDFTPDFEHAIGFYEQESQGTLRRVFEEAIASRTPYDTELRLLKQSGESIWVRVKGIPEFENDVCKRVYGIIQDIDHSKSLFLELERKESMLRAFVDYVPASVAMFDRDFNYISVSNQWLEDFHDGANLPPNSNFFDLFPNIPENRKKIYRDALAGVSYKNRDEIIQAGGFAEAQHFNWEVRPWHLADGSIGGIIIFTQNITESVKINDELKLAKELAVLASKAKSEFLANMSHEIRTPLNGVIGFSDLLLKTPLNDTQLQYLGYINESGNSLLNIINDILDFSKIESGKLELFVDKYNLYDVANQVINVVLYQAQRKDVELLLNIEQGLPAFVWVDESRIKQVLVNLLGNAVKFTEKGEIEFKISKRYNSEDKLALRFEVRDTGIGIPPEKQQRIFDAFTQEDSSVSKRYGGTGLGLTISNNLLKYMGSKLHLVSKMGVGSTFFFDIEVPFEEQEVIDTALPLNRVLVVDDNANNRIILQHMLSYKNIESVLAANGMEALQLLMKGERFDVILMDYHMPILSGLETIVKIKELFLKQEEGIPLIVLHTSSEEHEVISAFRQEEHSFCLLKPIKSEELYSTLRRAIQQNRQEAVQAKANENLPVSSDFFDKEIQVLLADDNAVNMALNLRIMASIMPGARLTEVSDGAQAIAACMKKTFDFILMDVQMPEIDGIEATKQIRQIEGYADTPIIGVTAGNISGERERCLAAGMSDFLAKPIRQQDLYTALDKAISGNPIVDEGSDLAHDDQHLDMRRLDEQAGDDPAFLAFFLDLVVREITGARRQLQVAIHASDIVHVKELLHKLRGTASTAGLVKLAEMTKELETSSTIETDLSTAFIAIEQEMDIGLELITKILNK, from the coding sequence ATGGTAAATAATGTTTTTCCTGAAAATGAGTTAAGAAGGATAGAGAAACTAAAGTCTTATGAGTTAATGGGACTTGGGAAAGACCCTGAATTAGATGTTTTTGCGCAGGCGGCCTGTTTGATTACAGATTGTCCTGCTGCTCTAATTGCCATGATGGAACAAGAAACGCAACGTATTCAGAGTTGCGTTGGGATAGCGTTGGACACTGTGGACAGGAAGAATACCGTCTGTCAGTATACGATCATGAGTAAAGAAGTGCTCATCATTGAAGACACTTTTAACGATGTTCGCTCTTCTTCCAATCCCCTGATTCGCGAGGGAAATATCCGTTTTTACGCGGGGGTCCCGCTTTTGGACGATGATGGTGATGCGCTTGGGACAATTTGTGTGATTGATTTCCATCCTAAACAGCTTTCAGAGAAACAGGTCAGCTCCCTGGCAGAATTAGGCAAGGCAGTGACCAAGATATTACTAGGAAAGCATCGAAAAAAACAGGCGGGCTATTTCGCTGAAATTTTTCATTTGACCAACAATATCATTTGTGTTTTGGATGATATGCACAATGTTAGAGATGTTAATCCTGCATTTAGTAAAGTTTTGGGATTGTCCCGCTCGAACAGCTTAGGCAAATCTATTTTCACTTTATTGGGTGATAATGAAGAAAAATTAGCATCCGACTTGAACCGGGTAGCTGAAACAAAATACGGTATCCAAAGCAGTAGTACGATTCGAATGGAGAACGGCCAAATGGTGGAGATTGAATGGCATTTTAAATTTGATGCAGTCAACCGTGATATTTTGGCTTTTGGCAGAAATGTGACAGAAGAACGGGAAGAAAAGCTGAAACTGGAAAATTCGGAGCGTAGATTCCGTAGCTTTTTTGAAAATGCCATTGGCCTGATGAGCATGCATGATATGGAAGGTAATATTTTATCAGTTAATGAAAAAGGAAGAGAGTTATTAGGTTATTCCAAAGAGGAGGTCAAAGGGCTTAATCTAACAAACTTGGTCCCGGCCCATCATGTTGCTTTAGTCGCAGATTATCTTCAACGTATTGCAAGCAACCGAGAGGATTCAGGAATGATGGTTTTACAAACAAAAGATGGTGAAGATATCTCTTGGCTTTATCATAACATGCTAGAAACTGATGAAAATGGAAAGTCTTACGTTGTCAGCACCGCGTTGAATATGACGGACCGGCTACGGCTTGAAAATGATCTTTTGCATACCAAGCAGATCTTAGAACAGACAAATGCTGTAGCTCAAGTTGGTGGATGGGAGGTAGATTTGGCTAACAATAAGGTCTATTGGTCCGATTCTACAAAGCTTATCCATGGTGTACCACTTGATTTTACGCCGGATTTTGAGCATGCTATCGGATTTTATGAACAGGAGAGTCAGGGCACATTGCGACGAGTATTTGAAGAGGCAATTGCTTCCAGGACACCTTATGATACGGAATTACGTCTACTAAAGCAAAGCGGCGAGTCGATTTGGGTACGCGTAAAGGGTATTCCCGAATTTGAAAATGATGTATGCAAACGTGTGTATGGAATTATTCAGGATATTGATCATAGTAAATCGCTATTTCTGGAGTTAGAACGCAAAGAGTCGATGTTACGGGCCTTTGTAGATTACGTTCCGGCTTCTGTCGCCATGTTTGACCGAGATTTTAACTACATTTCTGTCAGTAATCAATGGTTGGAAGATTTTCATGATGGGGCGAATTTGCCGCCTAACAGTAACTTTTTTGATCTTTTTCCCAACATTCCGGAAAATAGAAAGAAAATATACCGCGATGCTTTAGCTGGCGTATCTTATAAGAATAGGGATGAGATTATTCAGGCCGGTGGATTTGCCGAAGCGCAGCATTTCAATTGGGAAGTTAGGCCATGGCATCTGGCTGATGGAAGTATAGGTGGGATCATTATTTTTACGCAGAACATTACGGAGTCAGTAAAAATAAATGATGAATTGAAATTAGCAAAAGAGCTAGCCGTGCTAGCGAGTAAGGCAAAGTCCGAATTCCTAGCCAATATGAGCCACGAAATTCGAACACCTTTAAATGGCGTGATCGGATTTTCAGACTTATTGTTGAAAACGCCATTAAATGATACGCAATTGCAATATCTTGGCTATATCAATGAATCGGGGAATAGCTTGCTCAATATTATCAATGACATTTTGGATTTTTCAAAAATTGAATCCGGAAAACTTGAATTATTTGTTGATAAATATAATCTATATGATGTAGCTAATCAGGTTATTAATGTCGTTCTCTATCAAGCCCAGCGAAAGGATGTCGAACTGCTTCTGAATATTGAGCAGGGGCTACCCGCTTTTGTTTGGGTTGATGAATCGCGTATCAAGCAAGTACTGGTGAATCTGCTGGGCAATGCGGTGAAGTTCACAGAAAAAGGCGAGATCGAATTTAAGATCAGTAAGCGCTATAATAGCGAGGATAAATTAGCGCTACGGTTTGAAGTTAGGGATACCGGTATTGGAATTCCGCCCGAGAAGCAGCAGCGTATATTCGATGCTTTCACCCAAGAAGATAGTTCCGTAAGTAAACGTTATGGTGGTACCGGACTTGGTTTGACGATCTCTAATAACCTGTTGAAATATATGGGAAGCAAACTGCATTTAGTGAGCAAAATGGGCGTCGGATCCACATTTTTCTTTGATATTGAGGTTCCATTTGAAGAACAGGAAGTTATAGATACAGCACTGCCATTAAATCGGGTTCTTGTTGTTGACGATAACGCTAATAATCGGATTATTCTTCAACATATGCTGTCGTATAAGAACATCGAATCTGTACTTGCAGCTAATGGTATGGAAGCTTTACAGTTATTGATGAAAGGTGAAAGGTTTGATGTTATTTTAATGGATTATCATATGCCGATATTATCGGGCCTCGAAACGATCGTTAAGATCAAAGAACTCTTTCTCAAGCAAGAGGAAGGTATTCCATTGATCGTCTTGCATACCTCATCGGAAGAGCATGAGGTGATTTCGGCATTTCGACAGGAAGAGCATTCTTTCTGCTTGCTTAAACCTATTAAATCGGAAGAATTGTATTCAACACTTCGCCGAGCGATCCAGCAAAATAGGCAGGAAGCCGTCCAAGCAAAAGCTAATGAAAATTTACCTGTGTCGTCAGATTTCTTTGATAAGGAAATTCAGGTGCTATTGGCGGACGATAATGCAGTCAATATGGCGCTCAATTTGCGCATTATGGCCAGTATTATGCCGGGTGCACGACTGACTGAAGTGTCTGACGGCGCTCAAGCCATTGCGGCCTGTATGAAAAAAACATTTGATTTTATTTTAATGGATGTTCAGATGCCTGAGATCGATGGTATCGAAGCTACCAAACAGATTCGCCAGATTGAAGGTTATGCCGACACACCTATAATTGGTGTTACAGCCGGTAATATTTCGGGTGAAAGGGAACGTTGTCTAGCTGCGGGGATGTCCGATTTTTTAGCCAAGCCTATTCGACAACAAGATTTGTACACAGCGTTAGATAAAGCTATATCTGGTAATCCGATTGTTGACGAAGGGTCCGATTTAGCGCACGACGATCAACATTTAGACATGCGTCGTTTGGATGAACAGGCGGGTGATGATCCTGCATTTCTAGCTTTTTTTCTGGATTTGGTCGTACGGGAGATAACAGGGGCTAGGAGGCAGCTTCAGGTGGCAATTCATGCCAGTGATATTGTCCATGTCAAGGAGCTGCTGCATAAATTGCGGGGCACTGCTTCAACAGCAGGGCTAGTCAAATTGGCCGAGATGACAAAAGAATTGGAAACAAGTTCCACCATTGAAACTGATCTTTCGACTGCTTTTATAGCAATTGAACAAGAAATGGATATAGGTTTGGAACTCATTACAAAAATTTTAAATAAATAA
- a CDS encoding ring-cleaving dioxygenase, giving the protein MENKILGLHHITAIADNAKRNLDFYTQVLGVRLIKKTVNFDDPGTYHFYYGNEMGEPGTILTFFPWEGIGKGAPGAGMATHIGYSVPKGSLDFWKNRLTQYRIQWIEDEIFGEKLISFRDPDGLQLQFIETTDPRLPWTTTDIQAENALKGFHNVTLSLRKAEPTLDILTDILGYTLSQQIDNRYRLTTDSIATAYMVDIIADENLNYGKNAAGTNHHVAFRVKDDNVLMEYREKILSAGLDITPKINRDYFFSLYFREPGGVLFEIATDNPGFTVDEPLSSLGSALKLPKQYESHRLQIEKALPKID; this is encoded by the coding sequence ATGGAAAATAAAATATTAGGATTGCATCACATTACTGCGATAGCCGATAATGCAAAACGAAATCTCGATTTCTACACGCAAGTACTGGGTGTCCGTCTTATAAAAAAGACCGTAAACTTTGATGATCCCGGCACCTACCACTTTTACTACGGCAATGAAATGGGAGAACCTGGGACTATCCTTACTTTTTTCCCTTGGGAAGGTATTGGAAAAGGAGCCCCAGGTGCAGGAATGGCTACCCACATCGGCTACTCCGTACCGAAAGGTAGTCTAGATTTTTGGAAAAATCGCTTAACACAATATCGCATCCAGTGGATAGAAGATGAGATTTTTGGAGAGAAATTAATATCATTTCGTGATCCCGACGGCTTACAGCTTCAGTTTATTGAAACAACTGATCCAAGACTTCCTTGGACAACCACCGATATCCAAGCAGAAAATGCCTTAAAAGGCTTCCATAATGTAACACTCTCTTTAAGAAAGGCAGAGCCAACCTTAGATATACTGACCGATATTTTAGGCTATACGCTTAGCCAACAGATTGACAATCGTTATCGATTGACGACGGACAGTATAGCCACAGCCTACATGGTCGACATCATCGCAGATGAAAATCTGAACTACGGCAAAAATGCAGCCGGTACAAATCATCATGTCGCATTTCGCGTGAAAGACGATAACGTTTTGATGGAGTACCGCGAAAAAATACTTTCAGCAGGATTAGATATCACGCCTAAAATAAATAGAGACTATTTTTTCTCGTTATACTTTCGTGAACCAGGAGGCGTACTTTTTGAAATCGCAACCGATAACCCCGGCTTTACTGTGGATGAACCGCTCTCGAGTTTAGGTTCTGCACTCAAATTGCCAAAGCAGTATGAAAGCCATCGATTACAAATTGAAAAAGCATTACCGAAAATAGACTAG
- a CDS encoding GNAT family N-acetyltransferase translates to MERTEIILDKSQRGELQLFSDNHKAGLMNIAIIDGNLVVYHTEVDDAYEGRGFAKILLEKLVSYARENNMKIVPLCPYVNAQFHRHPERYQDIWFRRTT, encoded by the coding sequence ATGGAAAGAACTGAAATTATCCTCGACAAAAGTCAACGCGGCGAACTGCAATTATTCTCCGATAATCATAAAGCCGGCTTAATGAACATTGCGATCATCGACGGCAATCTTGTTGTTTACCACACCGAGGTAGATGACGCCTATGAGGGCAGAGGATTTGCAAAAATACTTCTTGAAAAGCTCGTATCTTATGCCCGCGAAAATAACATGAAAATTGTTCCATTATGTCCTTATGTAAATGCACAATTTCATCGCCATCCCGAGCGCTATCAAGATATTTGGTTTAGAAGAACAACATAA
- a CDS encoding alpha/beta hydrolase translates to MSHPLNIKRAGHNLEQAKKAIIMIHGRGGSAEDILSLSSYLQVDNFALLAPQAENHSWYPFSFMAPVQQNEPWLSSALDLIDHTVQLALAQGIPAKDIYFFGFSQGACLTLEYLARHAQHYGGAVAIIGGVIGEEINHQNYSGDFAQTPILLGTSDPDFHVPLERVKTTASILEKMNANVKLAIYSNGGHTINREEIDLANEFVLKDGQK, encoded by the coding sequence ATGAGTCATCCACTAAACATCAAGAGAGCCGGTCACAATTTGGAACAGGCAAAAAAAGCCATCATCATGATCCATGGCCGGGGCGGAAGTGCCGAAGATATACTTAGCCTGTCATCGTACCTTCAGGTCGATAATTTTGCACTGCTGGCACCACAAGCCGAAAACCACAGTTGGTATCCCTTTTCCTTTATGGCTCCTGTTCAACAGAACGAACCGTGGTTGAGTTCAGCACTGGACTTAATCGACCATACCGTTCAACTCGCTTTAGCGCAGGGAATCCCTGCCAAAGACATTTATTTTTTCGGGTTCTCTCAAGGAGCCTGCTTAACGCTCGAATACCTTGCACGGCATGCGCAGCATTACGGAGGGGCAGTCGCAATTATCGGCGGCGTAATAGGTGAAGAAATTAACCACCAAAATTACAGCGGAGATTTTGCACAGACTCCAATTCTCCTCGGCACTAGCGATCCTGATTTTCACGTTCCATTAGAACGGGTCAAAACAACCGCATCCATTTTAGAAAAAATGAATGCAAACGTAAAGCTCGCTATATATTCAAACGGAGGTCATACCATCAATCGCGAGGAGATCGATCTTGCAAATGAATTTGTGCTCAAAGATGGACAGAAATAA
- a CDS encoding Gfo/Idh/MocA family oxidoreductase, which translates to MNRKDFIKSSTVLAASSFFLNVQGSSLLDQSIRVGLIGVNGMGWSDLNSLLKNDGIVCTALCDVDDNILKKRAEELRKRNIDVETFVDYKKMLHSSLVDAVIIATPDHWHCLQMVDAVNAGKHVYVEKPIGNSILECQLMVEAAKKNKAIVQVGQWQRSQQHFQDAIDFVHSGKLGKIRLVKAWSYQGWKSAIPVVPDEPVPAGVHYTEWLGPAQKRPFNLNRFHFNFRWFWDYAGGLMTDWGVHMLDYALLGMNVSDPKSIMASGGKFAFPDDAGQTPDTMTAVYEFEGFNIQWEHAKGIDLGPYNRNHGVAFIGNNGTLVLNRSGWEVIPEKGRMEEVAMQPSLDDGLDKHMENFVAAIRQRNPLLLHAPIEVGAHIAIFSQLGNIAFRTGQKLYWNKEKQNFTDQKANTYLASVYHNGYKYPKV; encoded by the coding sequence ATGAATAGAAAAGATTTTATCAAATCGTCCACTGTTTTGGCTGCATCATCATTTTTCTTAAATGTCCAGGGTTCCAGTTTATTAGATCAGTCTATTCGAGTTGGGCTGATTGGTGTAAATGGCATGGGCTGGTCAGATTTGAATTCATTATTAAAGAATGACGGAATTGTGTGTACAGCTCTTTGTGACGTAGATGATAATATTCTTAAAAAGAGAGCGGAAGAGCTGCGGAAAAGGAATATAGACGTGGAAACTTTTGTAGATTATAAAAAGATGCTCCATAGCTCACTTGTCGATGCCGTTATCATTGCAACGCCAGACCATTGGCATTGCCTTCAAATGGTAGATGCTGTCAATGCAGGAAAGCACGTTTATGTAGAGAAGCCCATTGGCAACTCTATTCTTGAATGTCAATTAATGGTCGAGGCTGCGAAAAAGAATAAGGCTATCGTTCAGGTTGGCCAATGGCAAAGAAGTCAGCAACATTTTCAAGACGCTATTGATTTTGTTCATTCTGGAAAATTAGGCAAAATAAGACTTGTAAAGGCCTGGTCCTACCAAGGGTGGAAAAGTGCTATCCCCGTGGTACCTGACGAACCTGTTCCGGCGGGTGTTCATTATACAGAATGGCTTGGACCGGCGCAAAAAAGACCATTTAATCTGAATCGATTTCATTTTAATTTTCGATGGTTTTGGGACTATGCGGGTGGCTTGATGACCGATTGGGGGGTCCATATGTTGGACTATGCTTTACTTGGCATGAATGTTTCCGATCCAAAGTCTATTATGGCCTCAGGAGGCAAATTTGCTTTTCCGGATGATGCTGGACAAACGCCTGATACAATGACGGCCGTTTACGAGTTTGAGGGTTTTAATATTCAATGGGAGCATGCCAAAGGAATTGATCTTGGTCCCTATAACCGTAACCACGGTGTCGCATTTATTGGTAACAATGGTACGCTGGTTTTAAACCGTTCGGGATGGGAGGTGATTCCAGAAAAGGGGAGGATGGAAGAGGTCGCTATGCAACCTTCTTTAGACGATGGATTAGATAAGCACATGGAAAATTTTGTGGCTGCCATTCGTCAGCGTAATCCGCTATTGCTTCATGCACCAATCGAAGTTGGCGCCCATATTGCCATCTTTTCTCAGCTAGGAAATATAGCATTCAGGACAGGGCAAAAGCTCTACTGGAATAAAGAGAAACAGAATTTTACGGATCAGAAGGCGAATACGTACTTAGCATCGGTTTATCATAACGGATATAAATATCCAAAGGTATAA
- a CDS encoding cold-shock protein, which produces MNTGKIKFFNETKGFGFITPEDGSADVFVHVSALKNQVSEGDVVTYDVERTPKGISATNVKLA; this is translated from the coding sequence ATGAATACAGGTAAAATTAAATTTTTCAATGAAACTAAAGGTTTTGGTTTTATTACACCAGAGGATGGTAGTGCAGATGTTTTCGTACACGTTTCTGCGCTTAAAAACCAAGTATCTGAAGGCGACGTTGTTACTTATGATGTAGAAAGAACTCCAAAGGGGATCAGCGCTACAAATGTAAAATTGGCGTAA
- a CDS encoding DEAD/DEAH box helicase has protein sequence MEFKQLSLIDPLLKAITETGYTHPTAIQQKAIPVVLKGNDLIGCAQTGTGKTAAFALPLLQRLEETKTSGKFVPIRALILTPTRELAIQIGDNINFYRKYLKVNYCTIFGGVSQEKQVKEIKKGVDILVATPGRLLDLVNQKIVFLDKIEMLVLDEADNMLDMGFIHDIKKILTKIPSKRQTLFFSATMPPNIRKFAHGILNKPFEVDVTPVSSTAEKVNQSVFFVEKKEKIKLLTVLLKKLKQERTIVFSRTKHGADKIVKLLAKNGLRAAAIHGNKSQNARQKALGEFKDNHLKILIATDIAARGIDIEQLPLVINYDLPNVPETYVHRIGRTGRAGLEGKAISFCDVEERPYLADIEKLIGLKIKIEKLNK, from the coding sequence ATGGAATTTAAACAACTCAGTTTAATCGATCCGCTTTTAAAAGCAATAACAGAAACAGGCTATACACATCCCACAGCAATTCAACAAAAGGCTATTCCAGTTGTACTGAAAGGTAACGATCTGATTGGGTGTGCACAAACAGGTACAGGGAAGACTGCCGCTTTTGCACTTCCCCTTTTACAACGTCTTGAAGAAACCAAGACGTCGGGTAAATTCGTTCCGATTAGAGCGCTGATTCTCACCCCGACGCGTGAGTTGGCTATTCAAATCGGAGATAATATAAATTTTTACCGAAAATACCTAAAAGTAAACTATTGCACCATTTTCGGCGGAGTAAGCCAAGAAAAACAGGTCAAAGAAATAAAAAAGGGCGTTGACATCCTAGTAGCTACCCCGGGGCGCTTACTGGATCTCGTAAATCAGAAGATCGTGTTTCTAGATAAGATCGAAATGCTTGTCCTGGACGAAGCCGACAACATGCTGGACATGGGCTTTATACACGACATAAAAAAGATTCTGACCAAGATTCCGTCAAAGAGACAAACATTATTTTTCTCGGCAACAATGCCTCCCAATATCCGTAAGTTTGCGCATGGAATATTGAATAAACCTTTTGAAGTTGACGTTACTCCGGTAAGCTCAACAGCAGAAAAAGTAAATCAATCGGTATTTTTCGTTGAAAAGAAGGAGAAAATCAAATTGCTAACGGTCTTATTAAAGAAACTTAAGCAGGAACGTACGATCGTATTCTCCAGAACAAAACACGGAGCCGATAAAATTGTTAAGCTACTTGCAAAAAATGGTTTGAGAGCAGCAGCCATTCACGGAAATAAATCTCAAAACGCCAGACAAAAGGCGCTGGGTGAATTTAAAGACAATCATCTAAAAATATTGATTGCCACCGATATTGCTGCAAGAGGAATTGATATCGAACAACTTCCCCTCGTTATCAATTATGACCTCCCGAACGTACCTGAAACCTATGTTCATCGCATCGGAAGAACAGGAAGGGCCGGACTCGAAGGAAAAGCAATCTCGTTCTGTGATGTGGAAGAAAGACCTTATCTGGCCGATATTGAGAAACTGATCGGACTAAAGATCAAAATAGAAAAATTAAATAAATAG